The Humulus lupulus chromosome 3, drHumLupu1.1, whole genome shotgun sequence genome window below encodes:
- the LOC133825443 gene encoding uncharacterized protein LOC133825443 has translation MGEKPSPSIEELLTTYIVDSKARLDQHDTRLNNIETHCTNMGATMKTLETQVGQLANTMKNQISRSFPSNTNKNTKECNAITLRSGKELGPPTDEKKKVVEERAIGDALDQMQNYAKFMKEVMSKNRKLEDYETIKLTEECSAIIKRQLLENLKDPGSFTIPCVIGELHIEKAFYDLGAKVKIDILTFLTEDVILKIDKFFFPVDFVVLDMDEEQEIPIILGRPFLATGKALIDVHNGNLTLRVNGGEVKFNISNAMKFPKEQANCNRVDIVTPCLRYFFKTMFYNDPL, from the exons ATGGGGGAGAAGCCTTCACCATCAATTGAAGAGTTACTGACGACTTACATAGTGGACTCCAAGGCAAGGCTAGATCAACATGACACTCGTCTCAACAATATTGAAACACATTGTACTAATATGGGAGCAACGATGAAGACATTGGAAACACAAGTGGGTCAACTGGCCAATACTATGAAGAATCAAATATCTAGATCTTTTCCAAGTAATACAAATAAGAATACAAAAGAGTGCAATGCAatcactttgaggagtggaaaAGAATTGGGCCCTCCTACAGATGAGAAAAAAAAGGTTGTTGAAGAAAGAGCCATCGGTG ATGCCCTTGATCAAATGCAAAACTACGCTAAGTTTATGAAGGAGGTGATGTCTAAGAATCGTAAGTTAGAGGATTATGAAACAATTAAGCTAACGGAAGAGTGTAGTGCCATTATCAAAAGACAATTACTAGAAAATTTGAAAGATCCGGGAAGTTTTACAATTCCATGTGTTATTGGTGAGCTACATATTGAGAAGGCCTTCTATGATTTGGGTGCTA AGGTTAAGATTGACATATTAACATTCCTTACAGAAGATGTTATATTGAAGATTGATAAATTCTTTTTTCCAGTTGATTTTGTTGTGCTTGACATGGATGAAGAGCAAGAAATTCCTATAATCTTGGGAAGACCTTTTCTTGCAACTGGGAAAGCTTTGATTGATGTTCATAATGGAAACTTGACTCTAAGGGTGAATGGCGGAGAAGTAAAGTTCAATATTAGTAATGCTATGAAGTTTCCCAAGGAGCAAGCGAATTGTAATAGAGTGGATATAGTTACTCCATGCTTAAGATACTTTTTCAAGACCATGTTTTATAATGATCCTTTGTAA